In Bradyrhizobium sp. WBOS07, the genomic window GCTGAACCGCCGCGCGGATCGCCCTGATCCGCTCCGACGTGAACACGCCGGATTCGAGCAGTTGCAGGATCGAGAGCACGCCGCCCCGCGAGCCCCAGCTTCCCTCGTCGATGATCTCGAAATTGACCCACCAGGTCGGCGCCGGGATCGGCATCCCAAATGCCTCCGCGAGCCGCGCGAGCACGTTGCGGATCACCTCCGCGCGCACCTCGGCCGGCCAGGCCGCATTCATCACCGCGATCCTGACAGCGATGATGTCGCGCGGGCTGTCCTGATCGGACAAGAGCCGGCCGCCGATCGCCATGCAATCGGCGGGCAGATCGTGGAAATGGACCTGGAAGCCCGCTCGCGCGGCCGCCACGTGCTGACCGAGCTCGGGCACGAGCACCGCGTCGGTCAGGCTTTCCGCGAGGTGGCGGCGCTGCGTCGGGCTGAGCCGGCCCGCAGGCGCGGTCACGGTGATGATGGTCAAACGACGCTCTCCAAGACTATGACACGTGTCATATTTCATTCCGACTTGCTTATGTCAAGCGTCATAGTCTACACCGGAACGCCAATCACGGGATCTCCGATGACCTCCAGTACCCGCGACAAGATGATCGCCGGCGCCGCCGACTTGATGAGCCGCCGCGGCGTCAATGCCACCAGCATGCGCGACGTCGTTCGCCATACGGCGACGCCGCGCGGCTCGATCAGTCATCACTTTCCGGACGGCAAACGGCAGTTGGTCGCCGAAGCCGTGATCTTCGCCGGCAAAGAGGTGTCCATTCCCCTGGAGAGGACCATGAGCGACCGCGGCGTGATCGACGGCTTGCGGGCTTTTGTGGCGTCCTGGCGCCGCCGGCTGGCGACGACCGGCTTCGAGGCGGGGTGCCCGGTGCTCGCGGTCGCCGTCGACCGCTATGTCGGAGAGGCCTCCGACAAGGACGATGACGCGGCGCAGCAGCATCTGCTCGCTCTCGCCGACGGCGTGTTCACCGAGTGGCGGCAAATCATGCGCGCAGCCTTGCTGCGCGAAGGCTTGGCTCCGGAGCGCGCCGAGCGGCTTGCAACACTCGTCGTCGCCGCGATCGAGGGCACCGTCGCCATGTGCCGCGCAAACCGCAGCGCCGATGCGCTCGATCAGGTTCAAGAAGAGCTGGAGACGGTCCTCGCGGCC contains:
- a CDS encoding tautomerase family protein — encoded protein: MTIITVTAPAGRLSPTQRRHLAESLTDAVLVPELGQHVAAARAGFQVHFHDLPADCMAIGGRLLSDQDSPRDIIAVRIAVMNAAWPAEVRAEVIRNVLARLAEAFGMPIPAPTWWVNFEIIDEGSWGSRGGVLSILQLLESGVFTSERIRAIRAAVQPPA
- a CDS encoding TetR/AcrR family transcriptional regulator, translated to MIAGAADLMSRRGVNATSMRDVVRHTATPRGSISHHFPDGKRQLVAEAVIFAGKEVSIPLERTMSDRGVIDGLRAFVASWRRRLATTGFEAGCPVLAVAVDRYVGEASDKDDDAAQQHLLALADGVFTEWRQIMRAALLREGLAPERAERLATLVVAAIEGTVAMCRANRSADALDQVQEELETVLAAALTQAKR